In Bacteroidia bacterium, a genomic segment contains:
- a CDS encoding glycoside hydrolase family 2 TIM barrel-domain containing protein — MKFLASLFVFLLLTTFGFSQDIPLPEHPRPDFQRSQWMNLNGSWQFAFDSLMTGEKNGWQNGKTAFPLSISVPFPWGSALSGVADKADIGWYQREVKVPDAWKGKKVFLTIGASDWLTKVWLDGHFLGEHKGGYTPFSFDLTPYLSWGQTQKLVVMVDDARREFTLYGKQGYGNARGIWQTTYLEARGNDWLDALHFTPDTDNQKVKVTAWLPTDAPRDLSLTVNIPNATPPISRQVTIPKGSHKWIFEIPVPEPHLWDLDDPFLYEVDAQLEDDQLHTYFGMRKISVVNLPGSEYPYVALNNEPIYLQLTLDQSYHPEGFYTFPSDQFMREEIERSKSIGLNGIRTHIKADIPRKLYWADKLGLLVMSDLPNSWGDPEEKMQAEAEYTLREMIRRDYNHPAIFSWIVFNETWGLRTTIEQDGKKERRYLPETQQWVASMYYLTKSLDPTRLVEDNSICCGAGHTETDINSWHSYLPGWEWEDYLKNMVENTYEGSAHDFEPGFQQGKQPNINSECGNVWGYEGSTGDVDWSWDYHRMMNTFRKYPLVAGWLYTEHHDVINEWNGYWRFDRTEKETGVGEIVNGMTTKDFHSLIYLSTGNEISRTVAGGEKVEVPLYISAMTGKDLGYSLNVDYQLSITDQTGTERNISSGQISFDYRPWMQETLQPLKITLPDISGLAKLQLVLKDGNGKPLHHNFMFFEIISEKKPEGMVIVEKTPSDFATAQWSQRQWNVLDGKKVNGAGKGFFEYTFEMPAGGKMPRSVYFVAELSAKELFTKDQTTEFNRNQDYMLGARVSPSGNPNSYPMTDETMYPSDIRVLVNGEKVMTTRLADDPADHRGVLSWHHQLQDKKLREAGSYGYLVKVPIPKKMWKQRTVKIRIETEGEGGVAVYGKTFGRYPVNPSIVIVK; from the coding sequence ATGAAATTCCTTGCCTCCCTCTTTGTTTTTCTATTGCTGACTACTTTTGGTTTTTCGCAAGACATTCCCCTGCCTGAACATCCCCGGCCTGATTTCCAACGATCCCAGTGGATGAACCTCAACGGATCGTGGCAATTTGCTTTCGATTCGCTGATGACAGGTGAAAAAAACGGTTGGCAGAATGGAAAAACTGCCTTTCCCCTCTCTATTTCCGTTCCCTTTCCCTGGGGTTCTGCGCTTTCAGGAGTGGCTGACAAGGCCGATATCGGCTGGTACCAACGCGAAGTGAAAGTACCTGATGCATGGAAAGGAAAAAAGGTTTTTTTGACGATAGGTGCTTCTGACTGGCTCACGAAAGTCTGGCTTGATGGTCACTTTCTTGGCGAGCACAAGGGCGGTTATACACCTTTTTCTTTTGACCTTACGCCTTATCTTAGCTGGGGACAGACACAAAAGCTGGTTGTGATGGTCGATGACGCACGACGCGAATTTACCCTCTACGGCAAACAGGGCTACGGCAATGCCCGCGGTATCTGGCAGACCACCTACCTCGAAGCCCGCGGCAATGACTGGCTGGATGCGCTGCATTTTACCCCTGACACCGACAATCAAAAAGTGAAAGTTACAGCCTGGCTACCGACAGACGCGCCACGCGATCTTTCGCTTACAGTAAATATTCCCAATGCCACCCCTCCGATATCCAGACAGGTTACCATTCCCAAAGGAAGTCATAAGTGGATATTTGAGATTCCTGTCCCCGAACCCCATCTGTGGGATCTGGATGATCCTTTCCTATATGAAGTGGACGCACAACTGGAAGACGATCAGTTACACACGTACTTTGGGATGAGAAAAATTTCAGTCGTCAACCTCCCGGGCAGTGAATATCCTTACGTGGCGCTCAACAATGAACCCATTTATCTGCAACTCACCCTCGACCAATCGTACCATCCGGAAGGATTTTATACCTTCCCCAGCGACCAGTTTATGCGGGAGGAAATTGAAAGGAGCAAGTCGATCGGGCTGAATGGGATTCGTACGCATATCAAGGCTGACATTCCCCGGAAATTGTACTGGGCCGACAAACTGGGGCTTTTGGTCATGTCCGACCTTCCCAATAGCTGGGGGGATCCGGAAGAAAAAATGCAGGCAGAAGCAGAATATACCCTTCGGGAAATGATTCGCCGCGATTACAATCACCCTGCCATATTTTCATGGATTGTGTTTAATGAAACCTGGGGTTTGAGAACGACGATCGAGCAGGACGGCAAAAAAGAAAGACGTTATCTGCCTGAGACCCAGCAATGGGTGGCTTCTATGTATTACCTCACTAAATCCCTGGATCCTACCCGCCTGGTGGAAGACAATTCGATCTGCTGCGGCGCGGGGCATACGGAGACCGATATCAACTCCTGGCATAGCTACCTTCCCGGCTGGGAATGGGAGGATTATCTGAAAAATATGGTCGAAAATACCTATGAAGGCAGCGCTCATGATTTCGAACCAGGGTTTCAGCAGGGAAAACAACCCAATATCAACTCTGAATGCGGCAATGTCTGGGGCTATGAAGGCAGTACCGGTGATGTGGACTGGAGCTGGGATTACCACCGGATGATGAATACTTTCCGCAAATATCCGCTGGTCGCAGGCTGGCTTTATACCGAACATCATGACGTCATCAACGAATGGAATGGCTATTGGCGTTTTGACCGAACGGAAAAAGAAACCGGGGTAGGGGAAATTGTCAATGGAATGACCACAAAAGATTTCCATTCCCTGATCTATCTCTCAACCGGCAACGAAATCTCCCGCACCGTTGCTGGCGGAGAAAAGGTCGAGGTGCCGCTTTATATTTCAGCAATGACGGGAAAAGATTTGGGCTATTCCCTCAACGTAGACTACCAACTGTCTATAACAGATCAGACCGGAACGGAGAGAAATATTTCCTCCGGGCAAATCAGTTTTGACTACCGTCCCTGGATGCAGGAAACCCTGCAGCCACTCAAAATTACGCTGCCTGATATATCGGGACTTGCAAAATTGCAACTGGTGCTCAAAGATGGAAACGGCAAACCCCTGCACCATAATTTTATGTTTTTTGAGATCATTTCAGAGAAAAAACCTGAGGGTATGGTAATTGTGGAGAAAACCCCCTCCGACTTTGCAACAGCACAATGGAGTCAGCGACAGTGGAATGTGCTGGATGGCAAAAAAGTCAACGGAGCGGGCAAAGGCTTCTTCGAATATACCTTTGAGATGCCAGCCGGAGGAAAAATGCCGCGTTCAGTATATTTTGTGGCAGAGTTATCAGCAAAGGAGCTGTTTACCAAAGACCAGACCACGGAGTTTAACCGCAATCAGGATTATATGTTGGGGGCAAGGGTATCGCCTAGCGGTAACCCCAATTCGTACCCCATGACTGACGAGACAATGTACCCTTCTGATATCCGGGTACTGGTAAACGGCGAAAAAGTCATGACCACCCGGCTGGCAGACGACCCGGCAGATCATCGTGGCGTGTTGTCCTGGCATCATCAGTTGCAGGACAAAAAGCTGCGTGAAGCTGGCTCTTACGGTTACCTGGTAAAAGTGCCCATCCCCAAAAAGATGTGGAAGCAGCGCACCGTGAAGATTCGCATTGAGACGGAGGGAGAAGGTGGCGTCGCAGTTTATGGAAAAACGTTTGGCCGTTACCCTGTAAATCCTTCAATTGTAATTGTGAAGTAG